A DNA window from Pyrus communis chromosome 3, drPyrComm1.1, whole genome shotgun sequence contains the following coding sequences:
- the LOC137729478 gene encoding wall-associated receptor kinase 2-like, whose translation MALHRRMHILHLSLVMVVVVTILLGTPTPTTARSLLPTQLARPDCPDHCGNLTIPYPFGIGDGCYLDRPFEITCNISTQPPTAFLMRGNVEITSISLYDGEVQLRQFAASDCYDADGNSAGTNSELSVPPPYTISETKNVFVAVGCDTYAFFKGYRGEEKYTTGCMSICDNLGNAIDQRDTCSGAGCCQTKIPGGLRNHTVTLGSFNNYTHVRDSHRCSYAFLVQEGEFNFNSTSFRELDDTTELPAIIDWVIGDESCDIAAKKESTFACKANSYCHNRSSGGYICRCRSGYEGNPYLPDGCQDIDECRASHSCSIGTCVNTEGNYSCKCPKGYKNNDLDKKNCIKDNGRAKLILLLIISLGASVGFLLLLGGSSWIYWGMQRIKYLKLKKKYFKENGGLLLQQQIDSQRGPVETTKIFTVEELEKATNNYHESTILGQGGYGIVYKGILAADNNKEVAIKKSKIGVPTQKEQFVNELIVLSQINHRNVVRLLGCCLESEVPLLVYEFVPHGTLFEHIHDKKRKGSSFSLELRLKIAAETAGALAYLHSSALMQIIHRDVKTANILLDENYTAKVSDFGASRLNPLDQAQLATLVQGTFGYLDPEYFLMNQLTDKSDVFSFGVVLMELLTSKRALAFDRPEAERNLASFFVCLMKEDRLNEILDDDILNERNIETLKTVANLAKRCVRLKGEDRPTMKEVAMELEGMRITEKHAWGKAEIFSEETECLLGPVYSDAYPVDVRADCGPSTGTAIGYGSMQIQFTPYDDGR comes from the exons ATGGCGTTACATAGGAGGATGCATATTTTGCATCTCTCTTTAGTAATGGTGGTGGTAGTTACAATTTTACTAGGAACTCCAACTCCAACAACAGCTCGATCTCTCCTTCCGACTCAGCTGGCACGGCCTGACTGCCCTGACCATTGTGGTAATCTCACAATTCCATACCCATTTGGCATAGGCGATGGTTGCTACCTCGACCGCCCGTTTGAAATCACTTGTAACATTTCCACCCAACCGCCAACAGCATTTTTGATGCGGGGCAATGTCGAAATTACCAGCATATCTCTTTATGACGGTGAGGTCCAATTACGACAGTTCGCAGCCAGTGATTGTTATGATGCTGATGGCAACTCGGCCGGAACGAACAGTGAGCTCTCGGTGCCTCCTCCTTACACCATCTCCGAAACCAAAAACGTGTTCGTTGCAGTTGGATGCGACACGTATGCGTTTTTTAAAGGTTATCGGGGTGAAGAAAAGTACACAACTGGGTGTATGTCCATATGTGACAATCTTGGCAACGCTATCGATCAGCGGGATACTTGCTCTGGCGCTGGATGTTGCCAAACTAAAATCCCCGGTGGGCTGAGAAATCATACTGTGACCTTGGGAAGCTTTAACAATTATACACATGTGCGGGACTCCCACCGATGCAGCTACGCGTTCCTTGTGCAAGAAGGCGAGTTCAACTTTAACAGCACGAGTTTTCGAGAACTAGACGATACAACCGAGCTTCCGGCAATTATTGATTGGGTAATTGGGGATGAGTCATGTGATATTGCAGCTAAAAAAGAGAGCACTTTTGCATGCAAGGCAAATAGCTACTGCCATAATCGGTCTTCAGGGGGCTACATATGCCGGTGCCGGTCAGGTTACGAAGGGAACCCATACCTCCCGGATGGTTGCCAAG ATATTGATGAATGCAGGGCTTCACACTCATGCAGTATTGGAACGTGCGTAAATACAGAGGGAAATTATTCTTGTAAATGTCCGAAAGGGTACAAAAATAACGATctggataaaaaaaattgcatcaaGGACAATGGTCGAGCAAAGCTCATTCTCCTGCTTATTATTTCACTAG GTGCCAGTGTAGGCTTCTTGCTTTTACTAGGTGGATCTTCATGGATATATTGGGGAATGCAGAGAATAAAGTACCTCAAACTCAAAAAAAAGTACTTTAAAGAAAATGGTGGCTTAttgttacaacaacaaatcgaTAGTCAACGAGGCCCCGTGGAGACAACAAAAATTTTCACGGTAGAAGAACTTGAGAAGGCAACAAACAATTACCATGAAAGTACAATCCTTGGTCAAGGCGGCTATGGAATTGTTTACAAAGGAATATTAGCAGCAGATAACAATAAAGAGGTTGCTATAAAAAAGTCTAAAATTGGTGTCCCAACCCAAAAGGAGCAGTTTGTCAATGAGTTGATTGTTCTCTCTCAAATCAACCATAGAAATGTGGTGAGGTTATTGGGTTGTTGTTTGGAGTCAGAAGTTCCTCTACTAGTTTACGAGTTTGTCCCTCACGGCACTCTCTTTGAGCACATTCATGACAAAAAGAGGAAAGGATCATCATTTTCATTGGAATTACGACTCAAGATAGCAGCTGAAACTGCTGGAGCACTAGCATACTTACACTCCTCAGCTCTGATGCAAATCATACATCGAGATGTGAAAACGGCAAATATACTGTTAGATGAAAATTACACTGCAAAAGTGTCAGACTTTGGAGCTTCACGATTGAATCCTCTTGATCAAGCCCAACTTGCAACTTTAGTGCAGGGAACATTCGGATACTTAGACCCTGAATACTTCCTCATGAATCAACTAACGGATAAGAGTGACGTCTTTAGCTTTGGAGTAGTCCTTATGGAGCTACTAACAAGCAAACGGGCACTTGCTTTTGACAGGCCTGAGGCAGAGAGAAACCTAGCCAgcttctttgtttgtttaatgAAGGAGGATCGCCTGAATGAAATTCTCGATGATGACATACTCAACGAGAGAAACATCGAGACACTAAAAACAGTGGCCAATCTGGCAAAAAGATGTGTAAGGTTAAAAGGGGAGGACAGACCAACAATGAAAGAAGTTGCCATGGAGCTGGAAGGGATGAGAATTACAGAAAAGCATGCATGGGGAAAAGCTGAAATTTTTTCAGAAGAGACTGAGTGCTTACTTGGGCCAGTTTACTCAGATGCTTATCCTGTGGATGTTAGAGCTGATTGTGGTCCTAGTACTGGTACAGCTATTGGGTATGGCAGCATGCAGATCCAGTTTACTCCATATGATGATGGACGATAA